One Streptomonospora salina genomic window, CCGTGCGCCTGCCCCGAGCTCTTCCCGACGGCCTGGTGTCCCCGGGCAGCCGGGTCGACGTGCTGGCGGCGGGCGGCGCCGGCGGGGCCCGGCCCGCGCGCACCGTCGTCGAGGACCGCCCCGTGGTATCCGTGGCCGAGCCCGACTCCGCCGGAACCTCCGCAGGCGCGCTCGTGGTCTTGGCGGTGCGCCCCGCGGAAGCGCGCGACCTCGCGGGACACGCCGCCGCGTCCCGGTTGTCGGTGGCGCTGCGAAGCTGATCCGGCGCGTGCCGCGCTTGCCGCCGCCCGGCGGCCGCGCGTCGCCGACGCGTTCATCACGACGACGGGCCCGCCCCGGCGAGCGGGCCCGTGTACCGGACGGATCAGCCGTGCGGGGCGTCGTACTCCCAGTGCCAGGGCTCGAAGGGGTTGGAGTAGGCCCACTGCGGGTGGAACCAGTCCCACTGCCGGGAGTTCGCCTCCAGCCACTGGAACTGCGCGCTGCTCTGGTTCTGCACACCGCCGCACAGGTCGACGGCCAGGCCCCACCCGTGGTTGCTCGTACCGGGGACCGCCGCCATGCCGGGCGGCTTGGTGGCGTAGAGGCTCTGCTGCTTGGACAGGTCGCGGTAGGAGCTGGTCAGGCACATGCCCTCGCCGAACTCCTCCGTATAGGCCTGGTTCATCTTCAAAAAGTCCACCGCGGCGTCGGCGCGCAGGGACTCGCCGTCCTGGTGCAGTCCGCACAGGCCGTCGTTGGGCAGGAGGCCGTTGGGGTGGCCGGACGCGTTGTCGGCGACCGAGGGGTCGCACTCGACACCGGCGAAGTAGGCGTCGGCGTCGAGCCCGCGGTCTTCCAGCTCCTGGGTCAGCTCGTCGGTGCTCTCTTCGGACCGGGCCCGCAGGTCCTCCAGGTCGTCTTCGAGCTGCACCCGCTTGAGCTGGGTTTCGGTCTGCAGCTCCTGGGCCTGTGTGGCCAGGTCGGACTGCTTCTCGCGCAGGTCGTCGGCCTTGCTCATCATCGCTTCGCGATCGTCGGAGAGCTTGAGCACGTGCGATTCGACCTGCAGGTCCTGGTTGAGCTGGCCCGACGTGAGGATGCCCAGCACGCCCGCGTTGGGCTGCTGGTAGAGCGTGCTGCCGAGCCGGGCCAAGGGCTCGCGCATCTCCGACAAGCGCAGTTCGGTCTGCTGGAGATCGTGCAACGTGGAGACGAGTTCGTCCTGGGCGTCGTCCAGCTCGTCTTCCTT contains:
- a CDS encoding D-alanyl-D-alanine carboxypeptidase family protein; translation: MALLVVPGAETALAPVTSPASADGLDALKEKADTAKEDLEDATDEYTAKEDELDDAQDELVSTLHDLQQTELRLSEMREPLARLGSTLYQQPNAGVLGILTSGQLNQDLQVESHVLKLSDDREAMMSKADDLREKQSDLATQAQELQTETQLKRVQLEDDLEDLRARSEESTDELTQELEDRGLDADAYFAGVECDPSVADNASGHPNGLLPNDGLCGLHQDGESLRADAAVDFLKMNQAYTEEFGEGMCLTSSYRDLSKQQSLYATKPPGMAAVPGTSNHGWGLAVDLCGGVQNQSSAQFQWLEANSRQWDWFHPQWAYSNPFEPWHWEYDAPHG